A region from the Triticum urartu cultivar G1812 chromosome 1, Tu2.1, whole genome shotgun sequence genome encodes:
- the LOC125545569 gene encoding D-ribulose kinase isoform X2, which produces MPILSLSAKPLSRLPAKRGLSRLSRVRNLAFTTSRIRITMLKQQDHPGNESGSRPLYLGIDFGTSGARYALIDKQGAIHSEGKRTYPAVGQTTNWASSWREALFQLLGDIPSIHQPSVSSISIDGTSSTTLIIDRNNGELLAGPFLYNESFPDALPMISSIAPANHTVCSGSSTLCKLVSWWNKHCLNGGDDSAILMHQSDWLLWLLHGEYGVCDYNNTLKVGYDPETGSYPSWLMSQPYSHMLPSSVRAPGVPIGPIKEDVRSQYGFSNDCVVCTGTTDSIAAFLAARTTDPGKAVTSLGSTLAIKLVSRVRVEDARFGVYSHRLDDQWLVGGASNSGGVVLRQLFSDDQLVTLSRDIDPSSPSPLDYYPLPKKGERFPVSDPDMEPRLEPRPDSDAEYLHGILESMARIEASGYKLLKELGATPVEEVFTAGGGAQNEKWTAIRERVLGVPVWKAEQTEAAYGAALLALRGATTGS; this is translated from the exons ATGCCAATCCTCAGCCTCTCCGCGAAGCCGCTGTCTCGCCTCCCTGCAAAACGAG GATTGTCAAGATTAAGTAGGGTGCGGAACCTTGCGTTTACGACATCGAGGATAAGGATCACCATGCTCAAGCAACAGGATCATCCGGGGAATGAAAGCGGCAGCAGGCCTCTGTACCTCGGGATAGACTTTGGAACTTCCGGCGCCAGATACGCACTTATCGACAAGCAAGGGGCCATCCATTCCGAAGGCAAAAGAACTTACCCAGCT GTTGGACAAACCACCAACTGGGCAAGCTCCTGGAGAGAAGCACTCTTCCAGCTTCTTGGCGACATTCCGTCCATTCACCAGCCATCAGTCTCATCCATCTCCATTGATGGGACTTCATCAACCACTCTCATCATTGATAG AAACAATGGAGAGCTTCTTGCCGGCCCTTTCCTCTACAATGAGAGCTTCCCTGATGCGCTGCCCATGATCAGCTCGATTGCTCCCGCAAATCACACAGTGTGCTCTGGTTCGTCCACCCTATGCAAGCTCGTCTCATGGTGGAACAAGCATTGTTTGAATGGCGGCGATGATTCGGCGATACTGATGCACCAATCAGACTGGCTGCTGTGGCTTTTGCATGGAGAATACGGCGTTTGTGATTACAACAATACTCTCAAG GTAGGGTATGATCCAGAGACTGGGTCATACCCAAGCTGGCTCATGTCACAGCCATACTCACACATGTTGCCTTCTTCTGTCAGAGCACCCGGAGTTCCCATTGGCCCAATCAAAGAAGATGTGCGCTCACAATATG GCTTTTCGAATGACTGTGTGGTCTGTACTGGGACAACCGACAGCATTGCTGCCTTTCTTGCAGCACGAACCACTGATCCAGGAAAAGCG gtgACGTCGCTGGGTTCAACGCTCGCGATCAAGCTCGTCAGCAGAGTCCGCGTGGAAGACGCAAGGTTCGGCGTCTACAGCCACCGCCTGGACGACCAGTGGCTCGTCGGCGGGGCGTCCAACAGCGGGGGTGTGGTGCTCCGGCAACTCTTCAGCGACGACCAGCTGGTGACGCTGAGCAGGGACATCGACCCGTCATCTCCTTCCCCTCTTGACTACTACCCTCTGCCCAAGAAGGGCGAGAGGTTCCCTGTCTCTGACCCCGACATGGAGCCGAGGCTGGAGCCTCGACCCGACAGCGATGCCGAGTACTTGCACGGCATATTGGAGTCCATGGCGCGCATTGAG GCCAGTGGGTACAAACTGCTGAAGGAGCTCGGTGCAACGCCGGTGGAGGAGGTCtttacggcagggggaggcgcgCAGAATGAGAAGTGGACGGCAATCCGGGAGAGAGTCCTTGGGGTGCCTGTTTGGAAGGCAGAGCAGACAGAGGCGGCGTACGGAGCTGCATTGCTAGCACTCAGGGGTGCTACCACGGGCTCATGA
- the LOC125545569 gene encoding D-ribulose kinase isoform X1 codes for MPILSLSAKPLSRLPAKRGLSRLSRVRNLAFTTSRIRITMLKQQDHPGNESGSRPLYLGIDFGTSGARYALIDKQGAIHSEGKRTYPAVGQTTNWASSWREALFQLLGDIPSIHQPSVSSISIDGTSSTTLIIDSCRNNGELLAGPFLYNESFPDALPMISSIAPANHTVCSGSSTLCKLVSWWNKHCLNGGDDSAILMHQSDWLLWLLHGEYGVCDYNNTLKVGYDPETGSYPSWLMSQPYSHMLPSSVRAPGVPIGPIKEDVRSQYGFSNDCVVCTGTTDSIAAFLAARTTDPGKAVTSLGSTLAIKLVSRVRVEDARFGVYSHRLDDQWLVGGASNSGGVVLRQLFSDDQLVTLSRDIDPSSPSPLDYYPLPKKGERFPVSDPDMEPRLEPRPDSDAEYLHGILESMARIEASGYKLLKELGATPVEEVFTAGGGAQNEKWTAIRERVLGVPVWKAEQTEAAYGAALLALRGATTGS; via the exons ATGCCAATCCTCAGCCTCTCCGCGAAGCCGCTGTCTCGCCTCCCTGCAAAACGAG GATTGTCAAGATTAAGTAGGGTGCGGAACCTTGCGTTTACGACATCGAGGATAAGGATCACCATGCTCAAGCAACAGGATCATCCGGGGAATGAAAGCGGCAGCAGGCCTCTGTACCTCGGGATAGACTTTGGAACTTCCGGCGCCAGATACGCACTTATCGACAAGCAAGGGGCCATCCATTCCGAAGGCAAAAGAACTTACCCAGCT GTTGGACAAACCACCAACTGGGCAAGCTCCTGGAGAGAAGCACTCTTCCAGCTTCTTGGCGACATTCCGTCCATTCACCAGCCATCAGTCTCATCCATCTCCATTGATGGGACTTCATCAACCACTCTCATCATTGATAG CTGCAGAAACAATGGAGAGCTTCTTGCCGGCCCTTTCCTCTACAATGAGAGCTTCCCTGATGCGCTGCCCATGATCAGCTCGATTGCTCCCGCAAATCACACAGTGTGCTCTGGTTCGTCCACCCTATGCAAGCTCGTCTCATGGTGGAACAAGCATTGTTTGAATGGCGGCGATGATTCGGCGATACTGATGCACCAATCAGACTGGCTGCTGTGGCTTTTGCATGGAGAATACGGCGTTTGTGATTACAACAATACTCTCAAG GTAGGGTATGATCCAGAGACTGGGTCATACCCAAGCTGGCTCATGTCACAGCCATACTCACACATGTTGCCTTCTTCTGTCAGAGCACCCGGAGTTCCCATTGGCCCAATCAAAGAAGATGTGCGCTCACAATATG GCTTTTCGAATGACTGTGTGGTCTGTACTGGGACAACCGACAGCATTGCTGCCTTTCTTGCAGCACGAACCACTGATCCAGGAAAAGCG gtgACGTCGCTGGGTTCAACGCTCGCGATCAAGCTCGTCAGCAGAGTCCGCGTGGAAGACGCAAGGTTCGGCGTCTACAGCCACCGCCTGGACGACCAGTGGCTCGTCGGCGGGGCGTCCAACAGCGGGGGTGTGGTGCTCCGGCAACTCTTCAGCGACGACCAGCTGGTGACGCTGAGCAGGGACATCGACCCGTCATCTCCTTCCCCTCTTGACTACTACCCTCTGCCCAAGAAGGGCGAGAGGTTCCCTGTCTCTGACCCCGACATGGAGCCGAGGCTGGAGCCTCGACCCGACAGCGATGCCGAGTACTTGCACGGCATATTGGAGTCCATGGCGCGCATTGAG GCCAGTGGGTACAAACTGCTGAAGGAGCTCGGTGCAACGCCGGTGGAGGAGGTCtttacggcagggggaggcgcgCAGAATGAGAAGTGGACGGCAATCCGGGAGAGAGTCCTTGGGGTGCCTGTTTGGAAGGCAGAGCAGACAGAGGCGGCGTACGGAGCTGCATTGCTAGCACTCAGGGGTGCTACCACGGGCTCATGA